TCTTCATCCTGTAAATAGCTGAGTTCTTCCAGTAAGGGTGCCCATAGTAGTACGGCATAGAGGAAGGCGGGTGTGACGGGGCGATCTTCGGCAATACGCTTGTCGGTATTGGCGAGGGCCAGCTCAATCATCATCCGGTTCTGCACAGTCTGTTCATCGTCGCCTTGCAGGCTCTGCCAGGTGTCAGGCAGCATCGGGGCGATCAGTCCGTACTGCCACATCAGTTTCCATGTGGGCAGGCCGTGACCTGAACTGAGCAGCTTGAGCACTTCGTCAAACAGACGGGCGTTTGAAACAGCAGCCAGAAGAGGCGCCAGCTCATGAATCGGGGCGGCGGTAACAGGCTCAATATCAAACCCGAGCTTGCCAGCAAAGCGGATCGCTCGCAGCATGCGAACAGGGTCTTCCCGATAACGGGCTTCGGGTTCACCGATAATGCGTACTACGCGGCTATTCAGGTCGCTAATGCCGCCATGATAGTCGTAGATACAGAAGTCTTTCGTGGTGTAGTAGAGCGCATTGATTGTGAAGTCCCGTCGCTCAACATCCTCTTCCAGCGTACCGTAGACGTTATCCCGAAGCAGCATACCGTTGGCTGCCTGACGGCTATGATCCGAGCCCTGTTCTTCCTGTTCAGCGTGGTGTGCGCGAAATGTCGCCACTTCAATGATTTCGCGACCGAACTGTACGTGAACGATCTTGAAACGACGACCGATCATGCGTGAGTTGCGAAACAGCCGGTGAACCTCTTCTGGGCTGGCATTAGTGGCGACGTCAAAATCTTTGGGATGCAGGTGCAACAACAGGTCGCGTACACCGCCACCCACGATATAGGCGTCAAAGCCAGCTTCCTGCAGGCGGTACAACACCTTCAGTGCGCTCGGGGTAATGTCTTTGCGGGAAATGGAGTGGTGATCGCGTTGAATGATGCGCGAGTCCTGAGGGACAACGGGAACTGTGTCGTGGTGAGCCGGACCTGTATTCATTACTCTGTCTGAGTTGCGAGGACGGCTTAGAAGGCGGGCGACCAGTATCGCTATGCCTGTGATGGCTGCAAAGCCAATCAGATAATACAAATCAACCTGATGTTCCATACCGCTCTTGGATTAGCAAAGGGAGTGTAATCGTGCCGTAAGCGTCTCATCTGCTGGACGACTACGAGAGTAGCGGATGATACCACCGACGGGGAAAAGGTAAAAACGGGAACTGCTACTCGAAGGAAAACTTATGCAGTGAACAGAATCTACCGCTGTTATTTTTATTCACGCGGACTCATGACATTGTTCTTATGGTTGAGAGTAACAAGAAGAACAAACAGATCGCTTTAAATATCCAGTACAACCAGTGGCTTTTGTGGAGTGGGTTGCAAGTACGTCTACCGGTTTTATTTTTATTTTTGGTTCGTTCTTATGCCTAACCCATTCCAGCCGTCAACGGTTGTTAAAAAAGCTGGATGTCTAAAGCGATCAGTTTTTTCCTGCCCCTATTTATTTTTATTTTACCGAGGCGTTCTACACGTTCCTGATCAGTTTTTATTTTTATTAGCGATCTGGAGGTGCCAGAATTTTTCTTTGCTATGTATAAAGCAGAGTCTATGCCAACTTTTCAAGTTACTGATTTTATTAGGTTTTATTTTTTTCCAAGAAGTGGAAAGAAGGAATGTGTTACCTATGGGATCATATCAAGGTAACGCGGTAACAAAGTTTGCCAGGTGTTACCTGCTTGCCATGTTACCGCCTGAAACGATCAGCGCTTGCGTGGAATGCCAAGCTTTTGGCGCTTTTCCCATAGGCACTTGCGACTGACCCCGAGTTTTTGTGCCAGCTCTGTTTCGCTCATCTTGTCCTGGTGCTCCAGCACGAAACGCAGGAAATAGTCATCCAGCGACAGATTTTCTTTGACTGCACGTGAGCTAAGTGGGCGCATCTGAGCTGGACTTGTGGAAGCAAGGCGCGCTTCGATTTGCTCCAGTTCATCGTCTTCTATCTCGATGCCCAGCAGTTCGGTGGTAATCAAGTGATCATCTACCAGAATTACCGCCCGCTCTATGGCGTTTTCCAGTTCTCTGACATTCCCGGGCCAGGGATAGTGGAGCATGGTGTCTAATGTGTCTGGCGCAAACTGCAGGCCTGATTTACCCATCCGATCGCTGGTCAAACGCAGGAATACTTCAGCAATTTCGGTAATGTCCTGACCGCGTTCACGCAATGGAGGCATACGGATTTCCATTACATACAGGCGGTAATAGAGGTCTTCCCGAAATTTGCCTTCCTTGACCATTTCCCGCAAATTGCGATGCGTTGCAGTAATCAGGCGGACGTCGACTTTCTTCGAGGTGATAGAGCCGACACGGCGTATTTCATTTTCCTGAAGTACCCGCAGCAGTCTGGCCTGCGCCTCCAGAGGCAGTTCTCCCACTTCATCCAGAAACAAGGTGCCACTGTCTGCGGCTTCAATCAGCCCACTGCGGGCTGCCACGGCGCCGGTGAACGCCCCTTTCTCATGGCCGAACAGTTCTGACTCGATCAGGCTTTCCGGAATGGCGGCACAGTTAACCGATATCATGGTTTTGTCCGCACGACGGCTGAGCTCATGAATGGCACGTGCTGCCAGCTCTTTACCTGTGCCTGACTCCCCCTGAATAAGAACGGTTGCATCGGTCCCTGCTACTTTTTCGATACGCTTGAAGAGCGTCTGCATCGGCTCGCAGGAGCCAATGATACGCGTCTTTATTTCGGAACTGCTGCGCTGCGGCGTCGTGCTGTTATTCGAAGCTGCACGCCCCGGGCGGGTCGTACGTTCTTCACGTTGACGGATGATGCGCTGAACACTGTTCAGCATTTCCTCATGGTCGAAGGGTTTGGCGATGTAATCGACTGCCCCTTCGCGCATGGCATCTACGGCAGAGCGCAGGCTGGCATAGCTCGTCATTATCAGTACCGGCGTTGCGCCAGCTTCCTTTATAAGATCGGTGCCGGGGCGCCCGGGCAGGCGCAGGTCACTGATAATAAGTTGATAATCGTCGAGATTTTTACTTAGGGCTTCGTCGACACTGCCAGTGTCGTCTACGTTGTAACTGTTGCGCTCAAGGAGTTTCTTCAGCGCCTGACGGATGATGATTTCATCTTCTACTATCAGGATACGGCGCATAATTAGCCTTCGCTCGAGGCTTCCACCGACAGGTAGCGGGGAAGCGTTAAGGTGATACAGGTGCCGGTTGATTGTTCTTGGGCATCGGCTCCATCTGAGTCCTTGGGGGCTGCAGCCGTTCTGCTTTGGACTTCGATCTTACCATAATGTTCCTCGATGATACTGTAGACGAGGGACAAGCCCAACCCTGTGCCCTTGCCCGGCTCTTTAGTGGTGAAAAAGGGTTCAAACAAGTGCTCCAGTGCATCGGCCGGGATGCCGCGACCGTGATCCTCAACCTGAACTATCACTGAAAACTCATCGGTGTAACCCCGAACTTCGATAGGGGCCCCGTCTGCAGAAGCATCTCTGGCGTTGTTGAACAGGTTGACGAATACCTGGATCAGGCGTTGCGCATCACCAGCAACCAACAACTGCGTATGGCAGTGATTTATGAAATGCAACTGGCGACCGCGATGGTCAAGGCGCACAAGGTGGATGGCTTCGCTGATGCAGTCGTTGATGTTCAACGGCTCATAGTGGCGAGGGTCGGAGTGCTGGCCGGTATGGGAGAAGGTCAGCAGTGACTGAACAATACGGCTGATGCGCTCGGTCTGCTGCACCTGTTGGCCAGCAATTTCGAGAATCTCCGGGACATCCGTTTCGTACTTGAGATTTTGTGCCAGACAGGCAATCGCGGTCACCGGATTACCTATCTCATGGGCTACGCCTGCTGCCAGTCGGCCGACGGATATGAGTCGCTCACTGTGAGCGAGACGATCATCAATCAGCTTGGTCTCGGTCTCATCCTCGAGCAGGATGACACTGTGCTCTCCTACCGGTGCTTCATCGGTTTCGGCCTGAATATCCAGGCGCTGCAAGCTGAACCAGCGGGTATGAGCCGCCCAGCTTACTTCCTGAGTGCTCTGGCGTGCCTGACCGCTGCAGATAAATTCACTGAGCAGATCCTGCCAGGGGTGAGGGAGGTCATTCAGGGTACTGCCAAGTACCTGTTCTGCACTGAGGCCGGTATAAGTCACCATGGCATTGTTCCATAGCGCGATTTCCTGATCCTCTCCCAGTGCACAGACACCAATAGGCAAGTGCAGCAGGATGTTGCGGTGAAAGCGGCGTAAGCTGTCCAGCTCTCCCGCAAGGCCAGTGAGGCGTGACTTGTACTGGCTTAGCTGGCTTTCAATGATGTGTATATCGGTTGCTTTATACAGCGTGTCATCACCCTGTGACGGAATGGAGGAGTCGAGTATTTCCTCCGCTTCGGTCGGGCCCAGCAGGCCGGACAGGTTGGTCTCCAGTCGGTCACGCAGCCATCGGAGGCTCGAAGGGCGATGATCATCCGGCTCCAGAGCCAGATCATCCATGGCCTGTAATACTTCCTTCTCGGCCGTGCGGTAGCCCAGATGGGGAGTCAGGCAAAGAATAAAGTCCTGACAGTTGGTGACCATCACCTGTTTGCCCACTGGGCTGGGCAGGGCGTTGAGAGCGCAAATCTGTGCTACCTGCTGCTCTTTGGCTGTGGCCTTGGAGTAGATGGAAATGACGCTGAAAATCAGCGTGTTGAGGGTCAGAGAGTACAGGGCCGACTGATGCCAGTTATCGGTGTACAGGCTGAGGCTGGGGGCGTCGGTGTGTCCTGTTACCAGAGGTAACAGCATGCTCACCAGCCAGTATCCCATGCCTGTAAGAAGGCCCCAGATAAATCCAAGGCGGTGTCCGCGAGGCCAGAATAGCGTGGCAAGCAGACCAGGCATGAACTGCAGAAAGGCAACGAAGGCGATTAGACCCTGCAGGTACAGCGGATAGGCCTGGCCAACAGTGCTGTAGTAAAAGTACGCCAGCCATACCACGGTTACGATCAGACTGCGTTTTGACCATAGTAACCAGCGGTAGAAATCGGTTCTGGGATTGGGCTGAAAGGTGGGTAGCAGCAGGTGGTTGAGGATCATCGCAGCGAGGGCCAGTACACTGACGATCATGATGCCACTGGATGCGGCCAGGCCGCCGACGAAAGACAGGATGGTCAGCAGAAGTTGCTGCTGTTGCAGCCCCAGATAAAGAATCATGTACTCCGGGTTACCATTGATGGCCAGTCGTATGCCTGCCCAGACAATCAGTGGAATCACCAGACACATCAGAATCAGGAAACAGGGCATCACCCAGGCTGCCTGTCGGAATGCCCGATTGTTCAGATTTTCGGTAAAGGAAATGTGGAACATATGAGGCATCACGATGACACTGGCGAAGAATGCCAGCAGCAGGGTACGCCAGGCATCATCGTTAATGGGTTGGGGCTGGGTCAGCGTGGCCAGTTTCAGCCATTCCATCAGGTCGTTCGGGCCATCAAAAATACCCCAAAGCACATAACAGGCCATGATAATCATGGCTGCCAGCTTGAGCAGGGACTTGATCGCAAGGGTGAACACCAGGCCTTCGTGCTTATCTCGAATCGAGGGGTGGCGCGCACCAAAGAGCATGGTGAACAGCGTCAGCGTAACGCAAAACACCTGCGCGACGATGGGGCCCTGCAGGCGTTGATTTAGAATGTTGACTGACTCTGCAACAGCCTGGATCTGCACGGACAGGAGAGGAATGGATGCCATCAGCATGAACAGGGTCGTCAATACGCCAGCCACCCGACTTCGGAAGCGAAAGGCCAGCAGATCTGCCAGTGAACTGAATTGATAGCTACGACACAGGCGCAGAATTGGGACAAAAATCACGGGCGCCAGAACAAAGGCCAGCGAGGCGCCAAGATAGGCTGCCAGAAAGCCAATGCCATAGGTATTGGCCAGCCCGACGGCACCATAGAATGTCCAGGCACTGGCATAGACGCCGAGCGATAGCACATAGACAAACGGATGATGCAGCCAGCGGCTGGGGATGCGCCCATTGTCTGTAGCCCAGGCCAGACCAAACAGGGCAAGTATGTAGGTGATACAGGTCAGCACCACAGCGGTGAGTGACATCAGTTCTTTCCCCAGTACGGATGGTGGAAGGTCAGTTCGGCAGGCAGGTGTTCGATCTGCCAGTGTTGCACGGCCCATGCCAGCTGCTCAGGTACGGGAGCCTGACGAAGTGCGTCAGGAAGTGGGTGATGCAGGCAGTCCAATGCGGCGCAGATCAGCTGGCTGGTGTGGCCGGTATCCAGTGGCTGGGCAAACGTTTGTTTGCTGAGTTTCTGCCCGTCGTTGTTGACGATAACCGGGATGTGAGCATGGCTGGGCTGAGGAAGCAGCAAAGCCTGCTGCAGAGATAGCTGCCAGGGGGTCGAGTCGAGCAGGTCACTCCCCCGGACGATATGAGTAATGCCCTGATCGGCATCATCCAGTACTACTGCCAGCTGATAAGCGAAGGGGCCATCCTTGCGCCTGATGACGACATCACCCAGGCTGGCGAAATCATACTCAACGGGCCCCTGTACCCGGTCGATGAAACGGCAACGTGTCTGCTCCACCTTGAGACGGATGGCGCAGGCGTTACCGGCAGCAGGAGCGTGTGTCAGGCAGTAGCGGTCATACACCTGCCCCTGGGGGCCTCGGCTCACATGCCGCTGATCCAGTTGTTTGCGTGAGCAACTGCAAGGGTAAGCCTGTTGCTGGGCCAATAAGATATCGATGGCTGTCTGATAGCGTTCATGTTGTTGATGCTGATAACGGACAGGGCCATCCCAATGTAGCTGCAGGCGCTCCAGGGTGCGTAGGATATGCGCTGCGGCACCGGGCATTTCTCTGGGCGGGTCCAGGTCTTCGATGCGTACCAGCCATAGTCCCTGATGGGCACGGGCGTCAAGATAGCTGGCAAGTGCCGCCAGTAACGAGCCGAAATGCAACAGACCGGTAGGAGAGGGGGCAAAGCGTCCGATATAGCCAGACATGGGTCGTTAGCTAGCAGATGGCGAAAGGCAGGAATTAACAGCGAGCATGTTATACATACCCTTTTTCAGTTTATCTGCAGGTAGAGGCAGAGAGTACGGGGCGGCGGGATGGAAAGAAGAAAGGCGATCATAGTGATCGCCTTTCTTCTGCGGAGGCTCAGCCCCCCATCTGTTTCTCTTTCATCTCTGCCAGCGTTTTGCAGTCAATGCAAAGCGTGGCGGTCGGACGGGCTTCCAGTCGGCGGATGCCGATTTCGATGCCGCAAGATTCGCAGTAACCATAGTCATCCTTCTCGATACGCTCCAGCGTCTCGGTGATTTTCTTGGTCAATTTGCGCTCACGGTCACGGGCACGCAGTTCAAGGCTGAACTCTTCTTCCTGACTGGCACGGTCATTGGGGTCGGCGAAGTTGTTAGCTTCTTCCTGCAGATGGTGAACGGTACGGTCGACCTCCTCCATCAGCTCTTTCTTCCAGCCCATAAGGATTTTGGTGAAGTGGGCCTTTTGGGCCTCGTTCATATATTCCTCGTCAGCCTTGGCCTGATAGGGCTGAAAGTTATTCAAAAAAGAGGAATTAGTATTCGGCATAGGACAGCCTCACTGATCACTTAGCTGTTACAGGCCGCTCAATATTTGCATGAATAAAGAGCGCCTATCGCAAAGGCGAAACAAGCTACCAGATATTATCCTGTTACTCCATAGCTAATTTGGCAATTTAGCGCTTAGTTGTAGGGTGGTGAGTCTCCTTATTGGAGGGGCGGCTGAATGCCACAGTGTGGCTCTGTGTAACGTTGGTTGGCTGGCATGTGACGGGTGAATATCTCACAATGCCCACCGCAGCTGATCCAGATAACAGAGTGTATAACCAACGCATGTTTGATGAAATTGCTCAGGAGATGCTGCGCAGAGTGGCAGCTTCCGGGTGTCTGGCGAGCAGGTTGTCGATTCGGCGAGTGAGCTTGGCAGGGCTGTAAGTAACACCTCTGTCAGGCTGAACAATGGCAGGTATAAAAGCAGTAATGACGGAGAGTAGCGTGGAGAAGCAGACGACCCCTTGGGCACAGCGAGTCGCAGATATTCAGTCTTTCAAGGTGATGGACCTGTTGCGTCGTGCCAAGGAGCTGGAGGCATCGGGGCGGGATGTGATCCATATGGAGATCGGCGAGCCCGATTTCTCTACCGCTGAGCCCATAGTGCGAGCTGGTCAGCAGGCGTTGGCAGACGGGCTGACGCAGTACACCCCGGCATTGGGAATTCAGCCGTTGCGCCAGGCTATTGCTTCTTTTTATAAGCAGCGATACGACCTTGACCTTGATCCCGCCCGTGTCGTGGTGACGCCGGGTGGATCTGGCGCTTTGTTGCTACTGTCTGCATTACTGGTTGATCCTGGCAAGACGCTGATGATGGCGGATCCTGCCTATCCCTGTAACCGCCAGTTCCTGCGTCTGGTCGAGGCGCGAGCCAAACTGGTTCCCACCGAGCCGGATAACGGTTTCTGTCTTACTCCGAATGCGGTGCGATCTGCCTGGGATGAATCCTGCGCCGGATTGTTGCTGGCCTCGCCGGCCAATCCAACAGGTGTCGTCATTCCTGAAGCGGATTTACGCGCGCTCTGTGATACCGTGCGCGAATTGGGCGGGCATCGTCTGGTGGATGAAATCTACCACGGTCTGAGCTACGGAATGGAGGCGCCCTCTGTGCTGCAGGTGGATGACGATGCTTTTGTACTTAACAGTTTCTCAAAATACTTTGGCATGACCGGCTGGCGGCTGGGCTGGGTGGTAGCACCGCAGGCTGCAGTACCGGAGCTGGAGAAGCTGGCGCAGAATCTTTATATATCTGCACCGAGCATGGCCCAGTACGCCGCACTGGCCTGTTTTGAGGCTGACACGCTGGCGATTCTGGAGCAACGCCGCGTCGCTTTCGCAGAGCGGCGCGATTATTTGCTGCCTGCTTTACGGGAGTTGGGCATGCATATCCCCTTTGCACCTCAGGGTGCCTTCTATATATACGCAGATGCCTCTGCACTGACTGATGATACATTCCGCTTCTGCTTTGATTTGCTGGAAGCAGAGGGCGTAGCGATCACCCCCGGGCTGGATTTCGGCAGTCATCATGCAGAGCGTTACATTCGCTTTGCCTACACCACGTCCATGACTAATTTGCAGCGTGCTGTGGAGCGCATCCGCCGCTTTATTGGAGGCCGTCAGGCATGAAATGGCCGAAGCCGTTGCAGCAGGGGCGACTGATTAAACGCTACAAGCGCTTTCTGGTCGATATCGTTACTGATGATGGTCGGCTGCTAACCCTGCACTGTGCGAATACCGGCTCCATGCGCAACTGCGGCAAGGAGGGGAGTAAGGTCTGGTTCTGGGACTCGGAAGACCCTAAGCGCAAACTTCCCTGTACCTGGGAGCTGGTTGAAACGGCCCCGGGTGAAGTCGCCTGT
This Pokkaliibacter sp. MBI-7 DNA region includes the following protein-coding sequences:
- the gluQRS gene encoding tRNA glutamyl-Q(34) synthetase GluQRS produces the protein MSGYIGRFAPSPTGLLHFGSLLAALASYLDARAHQGLWLVRIEDLDPPREMPGAAAHILRTLERLQLHWDGPVRYQHQQHERYQTAIDILLAQQQAYPCSCSRKQLDQRHVSRGPQGQVYDRYCLTHAPAAGNACAIRLKVEQTRCRFIDRVQGPVEYDFASLGDVVIRRKDGPFAYQLAVVLDDADQGITHIVRGSDLLDSTPWQLSLQQALLLPQPSHAHIPVIVNNDGQKLSKQTFAQPLDTGHTSQLICAALDCLHHPLPDALRQAPVPEQLAWAVQHWQIEHLPAELTFHHPYWGKN
- a CDS encoding ATP-binding protein; the protein is MSLTAVVLTCITYILALFGLAWATDNGRIPSRWLHHPFVYVLSLGVYASAWTFYGAVGLANTYGIGFLAAYLGASLAFVLAPVIFVPILRLCRSYQFSSLADLLAFRFRSRVAGVLTTLFMLMASIPLLSVQIQAVAESVNILNQRLQGPIVAQVFCVTLTLFTMLFGARHPSIRDKHEGLVFTLAIKSLLKLAAMIIMACYVLWGIFDGPNDLMEWLKLATLTQPQPINDDAWRTLLLAFFASVIVMPHMFHISFTENLNNRAFRQAAWVMPCFLILMCLVIPLIVWAGIRLAINGNPEYMILYLGLQQQQLLLTILSFVGGLAASSGIMIVSVLALAAMILNHLLLPTFQPNPRTDFYRWLLWSKRSLIVTVVWLAYFYYSTVGQAYPLYLQGLIAFVAFLQFMPGLLATLFWPRGHRLGFIWGLLTGMGYWLVSMLLPLVTGHTDAPSLSLYTDNWHQSALYSLTLNTLIFSVISIYSKATAKEQQVAQICALNALPSPVGKQVMVTNCQDFILCLTPHLGYRTAEKEVLQAMDDLALEPDDHRPSSLRWLRDRLETNLSGLLGPTEAEEILDSSIPSQGDDTLYKATDIHIIESQLSQYKSRLTGLAGELDSLRRFHRNILLHLPIGVCALGEDQEIALWNNAMVTYTGLSAEQVLGSTLNDLPHPWQDLLSEFICSGQARQSTQEVSWAAHTRWFSLQRLDIQAETDEAPVGEHSVILLEDETETKLIDDRLAHSERLISVGRLAAGVAHEIGNPVTAIACLAQNLKYETDVPEILEIAGQQVQQTERISRIVQSLLTFSHTGQHSDPRHYEPLNINDCISEAIHLVRLDHRGRQLHFINHCHTQLLVAGDAQRLIQVFVNLFNNARDASADGAPIEVRGYTDEFSVIVQVEDHGRGIPADALEHLFEPFFTTKEPGKGTGLGLSLVYSIIEEHYGKIEVQSRTAAAPKDSDGADAQEQSTGTCITLTLPRYLSVEASSEG
- the dksA gene encoding RNA polymerase-binding protein DksA, translating into MPNTNSSFLNNFQPYQAKADEEYMNEAQKAHFTKILMGWKKELMEEVDRTVHHLQEEANNFADPNDRASQEEEFSLELRARDRERKLTKKITETLERIEKDDYGYCESCGIEIGIRRLEARPTATLCIDCKTLAEMKEKQMGG
- a CDS encoding sigma-54 dependent transcriptional regulator, whose amino-acid sequence is MRRILIVEDEIIIRQALKKLLERNSYNVDDTGSVDEALSKNLDDYQLIISDLRLPGRPGTDLIKEAGATPVLIMTSYASLRSAVDAMREGAVDYIAKPFDHEEMLNSVQRIIRQREERTTRPGRAASNNSTTPQRSSSEIKTRIIGSCEPMQTLFKRIEKVAGTDATVLIQGESGTGKELAARAIHELSRRADKTMISVNCAAIPESLIESELFGHEKGAFTGAVAARSGLIEAADSGTLFLDEVGELPLEAQARLLRVLQENEIRRVGSITSKKVDVRLITATHRNLREMVKEGKFREDLYYRLYVMEIRMPPLRERGQDITEIAEVFLRLTSDRMGKSGLQFAPDTLDTMLHYPWPGNVRELENAIERAVILVDDHLITTELLGIEIEDDELEQIEARLASTSPAQMRPLSSRAVKENLSLDDYFLRFVLEHQDKMSETELAQKLGVSRKCLWEKRQKLGIPRKR
- the pcnB gene encoding polynucleotide adenylyltransferase PcnB; the encoded protein is MNTGPAHHDTVPVVPQDSRIIQRDHHSISRKDITPSALKVLYRLQEAGFDAYIVGGGVRDLLLHLHPKDFDVATNASPEEVHRLFRNSRMIGRRFKIVHVQFGREIIEVATFRAHHAEQEEQGSDHSRQAANGMLLRDNVYGTLEEDVERRDFTINALYYTTKDFCIYDYHGGISDLNSRVVRIIGEPEARYREDPVRMLRAIRFAGKLGFDIEPVTAAPIHELAPLLAAVSNARLFDEVLKLLSSGHGLPTWKLMWQYGLIAPMLPDTWQSLQGDDEQTVQNRMMIELALANTDKRIAEDRPVTPAFLYAVLLWAPLLEELSYLQDEERMPLIPAMHEAAQRIMDRQVKHIAIPRRISSIMREIWELQFRLPRRQGKRPDQLMEHPRFRASYDFLRLREESGEDLNGLGIWWERYQEQTDDSRRSMIQDLKENYSEPPRNKRRRRPRKRTPSNE
- a CDS encoding pyridoxal phosphate-dependent aminotransferase, with product MEKQTTPWAQRVADIQSFKVMDLLRRAKELEASGRDVIHMEIGEPDFSTAEPIVRAGQQALADGLTQYTPALGIQPLRQAIASFYKQRYDLDLDPARVVVTPGGSGALLLLSALLVDPGKTLMMADPAYPCNRQFLRLVEARAKLVPTEPDNGFCLTPNAVRSAWDESCAGLLLASPANPTGVVIPEADLRALCDTVRELGGHRLVDEIYHGLSYGMEAPSVLQVDDDAFVLNSFSKYFGMTGWRLGWVVAPQAAVPELEKLAQNLYISAPSMAQYAALACFEADTLAILEQRRVAFAERRDYLLPALRELGMHIPFAPQGAFYIYADASALTDDTFRFCFDLLEAEGVAITPGLDFGSHHAERYIRFAYTTSMTNLQRAVERIRRFIGGRQA